GCACCCGCCTGATGTCCGAGGCGTTGACCCGCCTGGTCGGCGAGTCCAGCGCGCTGGTGGTGATGTCTGAAAAGGACCAGGATTACGACACCGTGATGCGTTCGACCGTCAACCTGCCGGACGCGAAGGTGCTGCTGGCGGGCTACCTCAACATCCGCGACCTGCTGGGCTACGACAAACTGGTGTTGCCGCTCAAGGCCCTGGATACCCTGACGGCGCAGCTCGGATAGGATGTGAACCATGACGACGATTTTTGACGTTTTGCGCCGCCCGCTGATCACGGAGAAATCCAATTATCAGTCCGGTAAATTGAATCAGTATACGTTCGAGGTCGCCTCGAACGCGACGCGCGGCATGGTGAAGGACGCGATCGAGTTGATCTACGACGTGAACGTGACGCGCGTGAATATTGTCAACGCCCCGGCCAAGCGCGGCCGCCGCGCCAAGAGCCGGCGGCTGCTGGTGCGCAAGTCCGGGTTCAAGAAGGCGATCGTGACCCTGGCCGCCGGGCAGACCATTGACGCCTTTGGAGGGGTCCAATAATGGCAGTTAAAAAGTACAAACCGGTGACCCCCGGTCAGCGCAACATGACGGGGTACGCCTTCGATGAAATCACCAAGTCCAAGCCCGAGCGTTCCCTGCTCGTGCCGCTTCGCAAATCGGGCGGACGCAACGCCTACGGCCGCGTCACCGTCCGTCATCGCGGCGGCGGGCATCGCCAGTTCATCCGCAAGGTGGACTTCAAACGCGAGAAGCGCGGCATCCCGGCGAAGGTCGCGGCGATCGAGTACGACCCGAACCGCACGGCGCGCCTGGCGCTCCTCCATTACGCGGACGGCGAAAAGCGCTACATCATCGCCCCGCTGGACGTGAAAGTGGGCGACTCGCTCATGGCCGGGCCGTCGGCGGAGATTCGTTCGGGCAACAACCTGCCCATCGCGAACATCCCGGTCGGCACGATGATCCATAATATCGAGTTGCAGGAAGGCCGCGGCGGGCAGCTCGTCCGCTCGGCGGGCGGCTCGGCGCAGCTGCTGGCGAAGGAGGGCGATTTCGCCCAGGTGCGCATGCCGTCGGGCGAAGTGCGCCTCATCCGCCAGGTCTGCTACGCGACGATCGGGCAGATCGGCAACCTCGATCACAGCAACATCAAACTGGGCAAGGCCGGGCGCAAGCGTCACAAGGGCATCCGCCCGACCGTGCGCGGCTCGGCGATGACCCCGCGCGACCATCCGCACGGCGGCGGCGAAGGCCGTCAGCCGATCGGCAAGCCCGGTCCGCGCACGCCGTGGGGC
This DNA window, taken from Candidatus Denitrolinea symbiosum, encodes the following:
- a CDS encoding 50S ribosomal protein L23; its protein translation is MTTIFDVLRRPLITEKSNYQSGKLNQYTFEVASNATRGMVKDAIELIYDVNVTRVNIVNAPAKRGRRAKSRRLLVRKSGFKKAIVTLAAGQTIDAFGGVQ
- a CDS encoding 50S ribosomal protein L2, with amino-acid sequence MAVKKYKPVTPGQRNMTGYAFDEITKSKPERSLLVPLRKSGGRNAYGRVTVRHRGGGHRQFIRKVDFKREKRGIPAKVAAIEYDPNRTARLALLHYADGEKRYIIAPLDVKVGDSLMAGPSAEIRSGNNLPIANIPVGTMIHNIELQEGRGGQLVRSAGGSAQLLAKEGDFAQVRMPSGEVRLIRQVCYATIGQIGNLDHSNIKLGKAGRKRHKGIRPTVRGSAMTPRDHPHGGGEGRQPIGKPGPRTPWGKPTLGYRTRKNKQTDKYIVRRRSKKSR